One Desulfitibacter alkalitolerans DSM 16504 genomic window carries:
- the istA gene encoding IS21 family transposase, which yields MTQIKYIRKLFHEEGKNVSQISKETGHDRKTVKYYLEKEDWNKEVPTASPVAQFPKLDPFKKHIDSWLLEDKKAKRKQRHTSQRVYDRLKDKYKENFNCSYRTVAGYVAQKKKEIFGKQAGYLPLEHIPGEAQVDFGDAEFYEKGKIYSGKYLNLSFPYSNKGYCQLFKGENQECLFEGLISIFTHIGGVPQRIWFDNASTMVTKVLKNGERNLTNDFMRFMEHYRFEAAFCNVDSGHEKGNVEGKVGYHRRNMLVPVPRFNCLAEFNKELLQKCENDAFREHYRKEGTIAQLHTEDREALLELPTVALDVSKYITVNTNGYGRFYLNNNLHEYSVSPKYANSKVLIRLTANEVIPMDESHRAVVRHERFYGNHKEQSMKWLPYLTQLSRFPGALKYTGIYQMLPESINNYLARCNKSDKGKVLQVIARLTEKSGFDSAVETVAGALQYEVTDTDSLLSLHNRIHGNVIELEPIRVTGSIPELTPSTPNLAAYDAGLKRQVINNAD from the coding sequence ATGACCCAAATAAAGTATATCAGAAAATTATTTCACGAGGAAGGAAAGAACGTCAGCCAGATATCGAAAGAAACAGGACATGACCGTAAGACAGTAAAATACTATCTTGAAAAAGAAGATTGGAACAAAGAAGTACCTACTGCATCACCAGTAGCTCAGTTCCCAAAACTTGACCCTTTTAAAAAACACATAGACTCTTGGCTTTTAGAAGATAAGAAAGCCAAGCGTAAGCAGCGTCATACCTCACAAAGGGTATATGACAGACTCAAAGACAAGTATAAGGAGAACTTCAACTGTTCCTACCGAACAGTAGCAGGCTATGTAGCCCAGAAGAAAAAAGAGATATTTGGTAAGCAGGCTGGATATTTACCGCTAGAGCATATTCCAGGAGAAGCACAAGTTGACTTTGGAGATGCAGAGTTTTATGAAAAAGGCAAGATCTACAGCGGTAAGTATTTAAACCTCTCCTTCCCATACAGCAACAAAGGATACTGCCAGTTATTTAAGGGAGAGAACCAGGAATGCCTGTTTGAAGGATTAATTAGCATATTTACGCATATAGGTGGTGTTCCCCAAAGAATTTGGTTTGACAATGCAAGCACCATGGTCACCAAAGTTCTGAAAAACGGAGAACGCAACCTGACAAATGATTTCATGAGATTCATGGAGCATTACAGATTTGAGGCAGCCTTTTGTAACGTAGATTCTGGGCATGAAAAAGGCAACGTTGAGGGCAAAGTTGGGTACCATCGTAGGAACATGTTAGTGCCAGTGCCACGGTTTAACTGCCTAGCTGAGTTTAACAAAGAGCTGCTGCAAAAATGTGAAAACGATGCCTTTAGAGAACATTACAGAAAAGAAGGTACCATAGCACAACTACATACTGAAGATAGAGAGGCTCTTCTTGAATTGCCAACAGTAGCACTAGATGTTAGTAAATATATAACAGTAAATACCAACGGATACGGTAGATTTTATCTTAACAATAATCTACATGAATACTCTGTATCCCCTAAATATGCTAACAGTAAGGTGTTAATAAGGCTCACAGCAAATGAAGTAATCCCAATGGATGAAAGCCATAGGGCAGTTGTTCGACATGAAAGGTTTTACGGCAACCACAAAGAGCAGAGTATGAAATGGCTGCCATATCTAACTCAACTATCTCGCTTTCCTGGGGCATTGAAATATACAGGCATATACCAGATGCTCCCCGAGTCTATTAATAATTACCTTGCTAGATGCAATAAAAGTGATAAAGGTAAAGTTTTACAGGTAATAGCTAGACTAACAGAAAAGAGTGGGTTTGACAGCGCAGTTGAAACAGTGGCGGGTGCACTACAGTACGAAGTAACAGATACCGACAGTCTTCTAAGCCTCCATAATCGTATTCATGGAAATGTCATTGAACTTGAGCCTATAAGGGTAACAGGAAGCATA
- a CDS encoding type II toxin-antitoxin system VapC family toxin — protein MSPALIKYCIDTNIIIYTMNGLRPAVDLMIEAQNHEIFYPVVVEAELYSSAELTKEDMQDIREVLDLGEIIEINSLIGLKAGELRRISKIKYNKNLKLPDALVAAVALNQSATLVTRNYDDFKHLQKEGLTIYNPFA, from the coding sequence ATGTCCCCAGCCTTGATTAAATATTGTATAGATACAAATATAATTATCTATACAATGAACGGTCTTAGACCAGCAGTAGACTTAATGATTGAAGCTCAAAACCATGAAATCTTCTATCCAGTTGTAGTTGAAGCAGAGCTTTATTCTTCGGCTGAACTAACTAAGGAAGATATGCAGGATATTAGGGAAGTTTTAGACTTAGGAGAAATAATCGAAATTAATTCTTTAATCGGCCTTAAAGCTGGAGAGTTAAGGCGAATAAGCAAAATCAAATATAACAAAAATCTAAAGCTTCCAGATGCATTGGTGGCCGCTGTTGCTTTAAACCAGTCCGCAACTCTGGTAACTCGTAATTACGATGATTTTAAACATCTACAAAAAGAGGGGCTAACAATATATAATCCATTTGCTTAA
- a CDS encoding AbrB/MazE/SpoVT family DNA-binding domain-containing protein — MATVKEKIDQKGRISIKKILKGTNIKPGDMVEVIPDINRVVLKVTKKDKPKGVVEKVAGKWKNRPNLVKDLLSIRDEDDRNVPSLD, encoded by the coding sequence ATGGCCACGGTTAAAGAAAAAATAGATCAAAAAGGTCGTATTTCAATCAAAAAAATATTAAAAGGGACCAATATTAAACCTGGTGATATGGTTGAAGTTATACCCGATATAAACAGGGTAGTTCTGAAAGTGACCAAAAAAGACAAGCCTAAAGGTGTCGTGGAAAAAGTTGCAGGGAAATGGAAAAACCGCCCTAATTTAGTTAAAGATCTTTTAAGTATTCGAGACGAGGATGATAGGAATGTCCCCAGCCTTGATTAA
- a CDS encoding type II toxin-antitoxin system RelE family toxin, with protein MNSSYKVEFTREALKALKKLDKPTVIRVIQAIESLKDNPYEHHQTKKMQGYSGNIFRLRVGSYRVIYEVIEDELVIIIVKLGPRGGVYKK; from the coding sequence GTGAACTCCAGTTATAAGGTAGAATTTACGAGAGAAGCTTTAAAAGCTCTTAAAAAACTAGATAAACCAACAGTAATAAGGGTTATTCAAGCTATAGAAAGCTTAAAGGATAACCCTTACGAACATCATCAAACTAAAAAGATGCAAGGGTACTCAGGAAATATTTTTCGATTAAGAGTGGGGTCTTATAGAGTTATTTACGAGGTTATTGAGGATGAGCTAGTAATAATTATTGTAAAACTTGGCCCGCGTGGAGGAGTTTATAAAAAATAG
- a CDS encoding Fic family protein has translation MFDVIDEKKKMLEENRPLPQHTLKSLQETILVEWIYNSNAIEGNTLTISETKVVLEGITIGGKSMREHLEVINHRDANIYLEELVKNKEHISEWLIKNLHRLILKTIDDENAGVYRGENVLISGAKHRPPEHFLVKEKMEQLIENYKSQLQSLHPIHRAALLHGEFVKIHPFVDGNGRTARLIMNFELMKNGYPPAIIKAEIRSNYYDALDLAHTTGDYSTFIKLVSDCVETSLDLWLSVLG, from the coding sequence ATATTTGATGTAATAGATGAAAAGAAAAAAATGCTAGAAGAGAATAGGCCGCTACCACAGCATACTTTAAAATCACTACAAGAGACCATTTTGGTTGAATGGATATATAATTCTAACGCCATTGAAGGAAACACTCTTACTATTTCAGAAACAAAGGTAGTGCTTGAAGGGATTACTATAGGTGGCAAATCAATGCGTGAGCATTTGGAAGTAATCAATCATAGAGATGCTAACATTTATTTAGAAGAATTGGTGAAAAACAAAGAACATATTTCAGAGTGGCTCATTAAAAACCTACATCGGTTAATATTAAAGACCATTGATGATGAAAATGCAGGGGTATATCGTGGGGAGAATGTATTAATAAGTGGGGCAAAACATAGACCTCCTGAACATTTTCTAGTTAAAGAAAAAATGGAGCAACTAATAGAAAACTATAAGAGCCAATTGCAAAGCTTACACCCAATACACAGGGCAGCCTTGCTGCATGGTGAATTTGTAAAAATACACCCCTTTGTGGACGGTAACGGTAGGACAGCTAGGCTAATAATGAACTTTGAGCTTATGAAAAATGGTTACCCGCCAGCAATAATAAAGGCTGAGATAAGGTCTAATTATTATGATGCTTTGGACCTAGCACATACTACTGGCGACTATAGTACATTCATAAAGCTTGTATCTGACTGTGTAGAAACAAGCCTTGACTTATGGTTAAGCGTATTGGGCTAA
- a CDS encoding HepT-like ribonuclease domain-containing protein yields the protein MKHRDSQLIKKMILECLDIIRYTSEVNRGKFLENDLYQKATAMSIITIGEHANTLTRDIWLEHNEIEWRKIVDLRNIIAHGYGEVKMELVWNLAQNEIPKLLGQLESILKT from the coding sequence ATGAAGCATAGGGACAGTCAACTTATCAAAAAGATGATATTAGAATGCCTGGACATAATTAGATATACAAGTGAAGTGAATAGAGGAAAGTTTCTGGAGAATGACTTGTATCAAAAAGCAACTGCTATGTCCATTATTACTATTGGTGAACACGCTAACACATTAACTAGAGATATATGGTTAGAACACAATGAAATAGAGTGGAGAAAAATAGTTGACCTTAGAAACATTATTGCTCATGGCTACGGTGAAGTAAAAATGGAGCTAGTGTGGAATCTCGCTCAAAATGAAATTCCAAAACTTTTAGGGCAGTTGGAAAGCATATTAAAAACCTAA
- a CDS encoding nucleotidyltransferase family protein: MSLTEIRDVVSKIAKKYPILSIDLFGSYASGEASKDSDIDLIVYFDENVASLFDMSGLKLDIQDELNKKVDIVAGPIKEDSYLTIGKKVKIYEA, encoded by the coding sequence ATGAGCCTCACAGAGATCAGGGATGTAGTAAGTAAAATTGCAAAAAAATATCCCATTTTAAGTATTGATTTATTTGGTTCTTATGCTAGTGGAGAAGCCAGTAAGGACTCTGATATAGATTTAATCGTCTATTTTGATGAAAATGTTGCTAGCCTGTTTGATATGTCAGGTTTAAAACTGGACATTCAGGATGAATTAAATAAAAAAGTAGATATAGTTGCAGGACCTATAAAAGAAGATAGTTATTTAACCATCGGAAAGAAGGTTAAAATTTATGAAGCATAG
- a CDS encoding type II toxin-antitoxin system Phd/YefM family antitoxin, whose product MQIKPSASIRQNYNEIAALCKSTGEPVFLTKNGEGDLVVMDIEAFIRREKMLKLHEELLAVEEDRLAGLAGVTPDELDKYLDSIIDEMEHGK is encoded by the coding sequence ATGCAGATTAAACCGTCCGCAAGCATAAGGCAGAATTACAATGAAATTGCGGCTTTATGCAAGTCTACCGGAGAACCTGTTTTTCTTACCAAAAACGGTGAAGGAGATCTTGTCGTCATGGATATAGAGGCTTTTATCCGCCGCGAAAAAATGCTGAAACTGCACGAAGAACTGCTGGCTGTTGAGGAAGACCGTCTGGCAGGGCTTGCAGGAGTTACGCCGGATGAACTGGACAAATACCTGGACAGTATTATTGACGAGATGGAACATGGAAAATGA
- a CDS encoding helix-turn-helix transcriptional regulator, with protein sequence MLKGRYSSIDYEEYFKNNPVLNFHKEYRIIIFVPENDYDNTLEAFRICNLSFNDISKENLIIHMLEMDNILVGICFTKNGNTFDKDHSWIEMSRYMNYAQVKVSEKVDIHLYAAASGRHLGLAGLKHGFSEAFEAYEYQKIYDDENSLIFYNNIKFENKEGYNYQEDTWYELERKFLYCINIEDFNSSAKILAELLELVGNSRYQDFQMMKYKVFGLFNSLYINILERKDIGDELLNINAVYHISNCKSIGELQSKANTIYHALEKRLISDDDKFSSNNLIQGVADYLKDNYSNPDLSMLSVADEFKISPAYLSRLFKQEIGIGPAAYLQKIRIEAVKEMLLNSDMTIKDISEAVGYQYVLTLNRNFKKIEGITPSQYIATKKYYSHMTHKKNRIEK encoded by the coding sequence TTGTTAAAAGGAAGGTACTCTTCCATAGATTACGAGGAGTACTTTAAAAACAACCCAGTGCTAAACTTCCACAAGGAGTACAGGATTATAATTTTTGTACCAGAAAATGATTACGACAATACTTTGGAGGCATTCCGAATATGTAACCTATCCTTTAATGATATTAGCAAAGAAAACTTAATTATTCATATGTTAGAAATGGACAATATACTGGTAGGAATCTGTTTCACCAAAAATGGAAATACCTTTGACAAGGACCATTCCTGGATTGAAATGTCTCGTTATATGAATTATGCACAGGTAAAAGTTTCCGAAAAGGTTGATATCCACTTATATGCTGCGGCAAGCGGCAGGCATTTAGGTTTGGCCGGCCTAAAACATGGATTTTCAGAAGCTTTTGAGGCATATGAATATCAAAAAATATATGATGATGAAAACAGCTTGATTTTTTACAATAACATCAAGTTTGAAAACAAAGAAGGTTATAATTATCAAGAGGACACCTGGTATGAGTTAGAGCGAAAATTTCTTTATTGCATCAACATTGAGGATTTTAACAGCAGCGCAAAAATATTAGCTGAATTACTAGAGCTTGTGGGGAATAGCCGTTATCAGGACTTCCAGATGATGAAGTATAAGGTGTTTGGATTATTTAACTCCTTATACATCAATATATTAGAAAGAAAAGACATTGGAGATGAATTATTAAATATTAATGCAGTATATCATATATCTAACTGCAAATCTATTGGAGAGCTGCAAAGCAAGGCAAATACCATCTATCATGCCTTGGAAAAAAGACTAATTAGTGATGATGACAAATTTAGCAGTAATAATCTTATACAGGGTGTGGCTGATTATTTGAAGGACAATTACAGCAACCCTGACTTAAGCATGCTCAGTGTTGCGGATGAATTTAAAATATCTCCCGCTTATCTTTCCCGGCTCTTTAAACAAGAAATTGGTATCGGGCCTGCAGCCTATTTGCAAAAAATTCGAATCGAAGCTGTAAAAGAAATGTTATTGAACTCTGATATGACAATAAAAGATATTTCAGAGGCTGTTGGATATCAGTATGTACTTACCTTAAACAGGAATTTCAAAAAAATTGAAGGAATTACACCATCACAATATATTGCTACAAAAAAATACTATAGTCATATGACTCACAAAAAAAATAGAATAGAGAAATAA
- a CDS encoding phosphotransferase, producing MTSKNYCEMETQKMKHYPPCTAQTLLDLHHEALRISSRIETLAQAAKDSFYYHQIREIVEGYYDLGILLEVYQIFGGYINTTFGIYTEKNGEKETWLFRKYKRGKNVESLLFEHKLLHHARNNGYALGAAPIEAKDGKTYHVGKQIMPEGEEDFYFAIFNYIGGSNKYDWIPNWGDDGIADITILSAARAMAQFHNSVRNFDPEGRHGDNIMDNEDITVNDIISKLPKTLKNYRNSYTDAGYENVYTEYFDANYNFISQMCNASFIPDDDYEKMIIIPCHCDFHPGNFKYDEDGAVCGSYDYDMAKIDSRLFEIGLAVHYCFASWKSDTNGAIKLDRVQKFINIYNAELTKIGELEAMNEVEKKYLYEAIVQGTIYVFGWCSSACVYNPSLDPYEYLFYAQHMISCLHWLEENEAHIRELSKKI from the coding sequence ATGACAAGTAAAAACTATTGTGAGATGGAAACACAAAAAATGAAGCATTACCCACCTTGTACAGCTCAAACTTTATTAGATCTGCATCATGAGGCTTTACGCATCTCATCAAGAATTGAAACACTAGCCCAAGCAGCAAAGGACAGCTTCTATTATCACCAAATTCGCGAGATTGTGGAAGGCTACTATGATTTGGGAATTCTGCTGGAGGTGTACCAGATATTTGGAGGCTATATTAACACTACCTTTGGGATTTACACCGAGAAAAACGGCGAAAAGGAAACATGGTTGTTCCGAAAATATAAACGAGGAAAGAATGTGGAATCTCTTTTGTTTGAACATAAGCTGCTCCACCATGCACGTAATAACGGATATGCTCTGGGTGCTGCTCCTATTGAAGCAAAAGATGGTAAAACCTATCATGTGGGAAAACAGATAATGCCCGAAGGAGAGGAAGACTTTTATTTTGCCATTTTCAATTATATTGGTGGGTCAAATAAATATGACTGGATTCCTAACTGGGGTGACGATGGAATTGCTGATATAACAATTTTGAGTGCAGCAAGAGCAATGGCACAATTTCACAATTCAGTTAGGAATTTTGATCCAGAAGGAAGACATGGGGATAACATTATGGACAATGAGGATATCACAGTAAATGATATCATTAGCAAATTACCTAAAACTCTAAAAAATTATCGCAACAGCTATACAGATGCAGGATATGAGAATGTTTATACTGAGTATTTTGATGCGAATTACAATTTTATCTCCCAAATGTGTAATGCTTCATTTATTCCAGATGATGATTATGAAAAAATGATTATCATTCCCTGTCATTGTGACTTCCATCCGGGTAATTTCAAATATGATGAGGATGGTGCTGTATGTGGCAGTTATGATTATGATATGGCAAAGATAGATTCTCGCCTTTTTGAAATAGGTTTGGCAGTTCACTACTGTTTTGCATCATGGAAATCGGACACAAATGGTGCGATTAAGCTTGACCGTGTGCAAAAGTTTATTAACATCTATAATGCTGAGCTGACAAAGATTGGTGAACTCGAGGCCATGAACGAGGTAGAGAAAAAATATCTGTATGAAGCCATAGTCCAAGGAACTATCTATGTTTTTGGCTGGTGCAGCTCCGCCTGTGTCTACAATCCATCATTAGATCCTTATGAATATTTATTCTATGCGCAGCATATGATTTCTTGCTTACATTGGCTGGAGGAAAATGAAGCACATATACGAGAATTATCTAAAAAAATATAG
- a CDS encoding trimethylamine methyltransferase family protein, translated as MNLASQVKVLSQDEMHMVHEKALELLKKRGIVFQTDEAIETFRKHGARIEDHTVFMDNKLVEKSLAQCPKTFRLEALNSKNSVTVGEGLLIHPAGGEVFISDHEGNRRAPTLKDFSDLQKIYQACENINIAGFQPLSPMDVNERVKGLYCVLSSMQHSDKPILSPMELVTITQKEECLKLFEIAYGQEGYLDNHYVTWHAVCSNSPFFYSDFACEGIKVYAEHNQPIIIVSAPMTGITSPIYMYSTVILTVAESLAGLVYAQLIKPGVPVVPSASLTYGNMRFATWECASPDTALMLGATIQMFKDFYHLPARAQTGVTSSKIIDYQAGMETMQSFLFSTLAGVNLTSQSVGTLANLMASSLEKTVLDDELIARVRYIINGMNTDMESMAMDDLLSAKPCQDFLTCESTLMHFRGGWQPTVSDWRSYDAWEKSGQQDVVETARQKVRQMLMNAPESLLDAEQEKAMKDYIAKIESRV; from the coding sequence ATGAATTTGGCATCTCAGGTAAAAGTATTATCACAGGATGAAATGCATATGGTTCATGAAAAAGCTTTGGAATTACTGAAAAAACGCGGGATAGTCTTTCAAACTGATGAGGCTATTGAAACCTTTCGTAAGCATGGTGCTAGAATTGAAGACCATACAGTTTTTATGGATAATAAACTAGTGGAGAAATCCCTCGCCCAATGTCCTAAAACCTTTCGTTTGGAGGCATTGAATTCCAAAAACAGTGTGACAGTAGGAGAAGGATTACTAATTCACCCTGCTGGTGGTGAAGTTTTTATTTCAGACCATGAAGGAAATAGACGTGCTCCTACCTTAAAAGATTTTTCTGATTTACAAAAAATTTATCAGGCTTGTGAAAATATAAATATTGCTGGTTTTCAACCCCTAAGCCCAATGGATGTTAATGAAAGAGTGAAAGGTTTATACTGCGTTCTCAGTTCTATGCAGCATAGCGACAAGCCTATCTTAAGCCCCATGGAACTAGTCACTATCACTCAAAAGGAAGAATGCCTTAAGCTCTTTGAAATTGCTTACGGTCAGGAAGGATATTTAGACAATCATTATGTTACTTGGCATGCTGTCTGCTCTAACTCACCTTTCTTTTACTCAGATTTTGCCTGTGAAGGAATAAAAGTATACGCTGAACATAATCAGCCGATTATTATAGTTTCCGCACCTATGACAGGTATCACCTCTCCAATTTATATGTATTCTACAGTTATTTTAACTGTGGCTGAATCCTTGGCAGGCCTTGTATATGCACAATTGATTAAGCCTGGTGTTCCGGTTGTTCCTTCTGCCTCTTTGACATATGGTAATATGCGTTTTGCCACTTGGGAATGCGCAAGCCCTGATACTGCTTTAATGCTGGGGGCTACCATCCAAATGTTTAAAGATTTCTACCATTTGCCTGCAAGAGCTCAAACAGGAGTGACCAGTTCCAAGATTATTGACTATCAAGCTGGCATGGAAACCATGCAGAGCTTTTTATTCTCAACATTAGCAGGGGTAAACCTCACAAGTCAATCAGTAGGTACTTTGGCCAATCTTATGGCATCCTCACTGGAAAAAACTGTTTTGGACGATGAATTGATCGCCAGGGTGCGCTATATAATCAATGGGATGAATACAGATATGGAATCAATGGCAATGGATGACCTACTTAGTGCAAAGCCCTGCCAAGATTTTCTCACATGTGAGTCCACATTAATGCATTTTAGAGGTGGTTGGCAGCCAACAGTATCTGACTGGAGATCTTATGATGCATGGGAAAAAAGCGGACAGCAGGATGTGGTGGAAACTGCTCGTCAAAAAGTAAGGCAGATGTTAATGAATGCGCCTGAATCTTTACTTGATGCTGAGCAGGAAAAGGCTATGAAGGATTATATAGCCAAAATTGAAAGTAGAGTTTAG
- a CDS encoding TetR/AcrR family transcriptional regulator, which translates to MTRGQIKKAALSLFVKDGYEGAKLADIAKAVNIKTPSIYFHFESKEQIFTEVFNDMRDEKLASIMELQQKLNGYGSAKERLFCLYSDWSNRGYEHNEEVIFWKRSALFPPSFLRDKIHNDLITYQNRFVDELLRPVIMAGIKSGELKNLDVNKCVVVFLSMIQGMFSEFHYSKPEAYKEKIAVLWEFFWDSIKNSDLDNG; encoded by the coding sequence TTGACAAGAGGTCAGATAAAAAAAGCAGCCTTATCCTTATTCGTAAAAGATGGTTATGAAGGTGCTAAGTTAGCAGACATAGCAAAAGCAGTAAATATCAAAACTCCATCCATCTATTTTCACTTTGAAAGCAAAGAGCAAATTTTTACTGAAGTATTTAATGATATGCGGGATGAAAAACTCGCTAGCATTATGGAGCTTCAGCAAAAATTAAATGGATATGGATCAGCAAAAGAACGCTTGTTTTGTCTTTATAGTGATTGGTCTAATCGGGGATACGAACATAATGAAGAAGTGATTTTCTGGAAGAGAAGTGCTCTGTTTCCACCTAGTTTCTTAAGAGACAAGATACATAATGACCTGATAACCTACCAGAATAGATTTGTTGATGAATTACTCAGACCAGTAATTATGGCAGGAATAAAATCAGGTGAATTAAAAAACCTGGATGTAAATAAATGTGTTGTTGTCTTCTTAAGTATGATTCAGGGGATGTTCAGTGAATTTCATTATTCAAAACCTGAGGCATATAAAGAAAAAATCGCTGTGCTATGGGAATTCTTTTGGGATTCAATAAAAAATAGTGATTTGGATAATGGCTAA